A window of Sulfurimonas gotlandica GD1 contains these coding sequences:
- a CDS encoding argininosuccinate synthase domain-containing protein, with amino-acid sequence MKAIALFSGGLDSTLAMKLIIDQGIDVLAVNISTGFGSTKDRLEHMQNMCDQVGAELKIIDIQSEFLQDVLFDPKHGYGKNFNPCIDCHAKMFAVAKRIMEAEGASFLVSGEVMGQRPMSQNKEALQTVLNESNCEGLLLRPMSAKMLDPTIAEQNGWVDREKLEGITGRSRDRQLELAKEIGLADFESPGGGCLLTDENFAKKMLDFIKYDKFEVRDIPVMKFGRHLRLSDGAKLVVGRNKEENGYLQDIDNDKFYHVKTIGVPGPHALLSKDASDEDKELAKKVILTYCKAKPQNSYTLSLDGSESQSSPYASRDEIQAFTIL; translated from the coding sequence ATGAAAGCAATAGCACTTTTTAGTGGTGGGTTAGATTCAACTTTGGCTATGAAGTTAATCATAGATCAAGGAATTGATGTCTTGGCTGTAAATATCTCTACAGGTTTTGGTAGTACAAAAGATAGACTTGAACATATGCAAAATATGTGTGACCAAGTTGGTGCAGAACTTAAAATTATTGATATTCAGAGTGAGTTCTTACAAGATGTATTGTTTGATCCAAAACATGGTTATGGAAAAAATTTCAATCCTTGCATAGATTGTCATGCTAAAATGTTTGCCGTTGCAAAAAGAATCATGGAAGCGGAAGGTGCAAGCTTTTTGGTAAGTGGTGAAGTTATGGGACAACGTCCTATGAGTCAAAACAAAGAAGCTCTACAAACAGTTCTAAATGAGAGCAACTGTGAGGGTCTTCTTCTTCGTCCCATGTCTGCAAAGATGCTTGATCCAACTATAGCAGAGCAAAATGGCTGGGTAGACAGAGAGAAGCTAGAGGGCATCACTGGAAGAAGCCGCGACAGACAGTTAGAGTTAGCAAAAGAGATAGGTCTCGCTGATTTTGAATCTCCTGGTGGCGGATGTCTCTTAACTGATGAGAACTTTGCTAAAAAAATGCTTGATTTTATCAAGTATGATAAGTTTGAAGTAAGAGATATTCCTGTAATGAAATTTGGTCGCCACCTTCGTCTGAGCGATGGTGCCAAGCTTGTAGTAGGTAGGAACAAAGAAGAGAATGGTTACTTACAAGATATAGATAATGACAAGTTCTATCACGTAAAAACTATTGGAGTTCCAGGTCCACATGCACTACTGAGCAAAGATGCTAGTGATGAAGACAAAGAGTTGGCAAAAAAAGTGATTTTAACTTACTGTAAAGCAAAACCACAAAACAGTTATACTCTTAGTTTAGATGGTTCAGAGAGTCAAAGCTCCCCATATGCATCTAGAGATGAGATACAAGCTTTTACAATTTTATAA
- a CDS encoding flagellar hook-length control protein FliK, with product MISLETKTDATPSSPLGLSTPEKEPTLSFSQLLKGAGKKDDKVIQNGALVLSLGNEKDVKSNVITSSKTDTLLSLLKGKDAKEGDSIKVLQEPLELNPKITQNMTPKEIKALISDAKQYLKSKILDSDAYKQSQIKELPKTLKGLATLAKNYGIDISKVSIEEVQIKASQLSSAKIDVKADKAEAKTAPVVLSSVKESVKAPKIATETGVVKAQSKIQDQEIVEDKKINTKKEVESTKQTPLFKAQNIKEHTTEQIVTAREFKIEEKTPKEKADETLKMLLRGDKPSVSSSGLTADFSVATARVIAPNATSDASRSLEKLLHGETSSEHNNGSNAKLENSATLKADSFEVKLNEAKQMIKYISQDVKTAIEDYKSPFTRVKVQLNPQKLGEVDLTIVQRGKNLHVSISSNNTAINTLSMNANELKVQLSNNGINNATLNFNSSSQNGDSNPGQQQNRQNEKRADEEYNYFENEEQNEEVLSSLEIVVPNYA from the coding sequence ATGATTTCATTAGAAACAAAGACTGATGCGACACCATCTTCACCTCTCGGTTTGTCAACTCCTGAGAAAGAGCCAACACTTTCCTTCTCCCAACTCCTAAAAGGGGCAGGCAAAAAAGATGACAAAGTTATCCAAAATGGTGCTTTAGTCCTATCACTTGGCAATGAAAAAGATGTAAAGTCTAATGTAATAACATCTTCAAAAACAGATACTCTTCTATCGCTTTTAAAAGGTAAAGACGCAAAAGAGGGTGACTCTATAAAGGTACTACAAGAGCCACTTGAACTAAACCCTAAAATCACACAAAATATGACTCCAAAAGAGATAAAAGCTTTAATCTCAGATGCAAAACAATATTTAAAGTCAAAAATTTTAGACAGTGATGCATATAAACAATCACAAATAAAAGAACTTCCAAAAACACTTAAAGGCTTGGCAACTCTAGCAAAAAATTATGGAATTGATATATCTAAAGTAAGTATAGAAGAAGTCCAAATTAAAGCTAGTCAACTCTCTAGTGCAAAAATAGATGTAAAAGCTGATAAAGCAGAAGCTAAGACAGCTCCAGTAGTTTTAAGTAGTGTTAAAGAGAGTGTTAAAGCACCAAAGATAGCTACTGAAACAGGAGTTGTAAAAGCTCAGAGTAAAATACAAGATCAAGAAATAGTAGAAGATAAAAAAATAAATACAAAAAAAGAAGTTGAATCTACAAAACAAACACCACTTTTTAAAGCTCAAAATATAAAAGAGCATACAACTGAGCAGATAGTTACAGCTAGAGAGTTCAAGATTGAAGAAAAAACACCAAAAGAAAAAGCCGATGAAACGCTAAAAATGCTTCTTCGCGGTGATAAACCATCTGTTTCCAGTAGTGGACTAACAGCAGATTTTTCTGTTGCAACAGCAAGAGTTATTGCTCCTAATGCGACTTCAGATGCTTCAAGAAGTCTGGAAAAACTTCTTCATGGAGAGACTTCTAGTGAACATAATAATGGCTCTAATGCAAAACTTGAAAATTCTGCAACTCTAAAAGCTGATAGCTTCGAAGTGAAACTAAATGAAGCTAAGCAGATGATTAAGTATATTTCACAAGATGTGAAAACTGCTATAGAAGATTATAAGTCTCCATTTACTAGAGTAAAAGTTCAACTTAATCCTCAAAAACTTGGAGAAGTTGATTTGACAATTGTTCAAAGAGGTAAAAATTTACATGTTAGTATCAGCTCAAACAACACAGCTATCAATACTCTTTCAATGAATGCAAATGAGTTAAAAGTTCAACTTAGTAATAATGGAATAAATAATGCTACATTAAACTTTAACAGCAGCTCACAAAATGGTGATTCAAACCCTGGTCAACAGCAAAATCGCCAAAATGAAAAAAGAGCTGACGAAGAGTATAACTATTTTGAGAATGAAGAACAAAATGAAGAGGTTTTAAGCTCTTTAGAAATCGTAGTTCCGAACTACGCTTAA
- a CDS encoding flagellar hook capping FlgD N-terminal domain-containing protein, whose amino-acid sequence MAITSTGLNAATNVDTVASTAAVDKTVLGKDDFMTLLLVELQHQDPTEPMDSEKILTQTSQLAGLESAENTNKALESLAASLSASQNFSSISAIGKTADLGSNAIAHDEGTPSSFEVYFPQEIQAGTLEILDSEGTIVSTMNVDPNPAGTYQFDWDGTLTNGNAAESGVYYVTSSYTNPAGEAQTTRMGTYPIEAVRFENGSALVKVGSNYVPLENIVEVY is encoded by the coding sequence ATGGCAATCACATCAACAGGCTTAAATGCCGCAACAAACGTAGATACTGTAGCTTCAACAGCAGCAGTAGATAAAACAGTTTTAGGTAAAGATGACTTTATGACTCTTCTTTTGGTTGAGCTTCAGCATCAAGATCCGACTGAACCTATGGACAGTGAGAAAATTCTAACTCAGACCTCTCAACTAGCAGGTTTGGAGTCAGCAGAAAATACTAACAAAGCGTTAGAAAGCTTAGCAGCTTCTTTATCTGCTTCACAAAACTTTTCATCAATTTCAGCAATTGGTAAAACAGCTGATTTAGGTAGTAATGCTATCGCACATGATGAAGGTACGCCAAGTTCGTTTGAGGTTTATTTTCCACAAGAGATACAAGCAGGTACTTTAGAAATTCTAGATAGTGAAGGTACTATTGTTAGCACTATGAATGTTGATCCAAATCCAGCAGGAACTTATCAGTTTGACTGGGACGGTACTCTTACAAATGGAAATGCCGCTGAAAGCGGAGTGTACTATGTAACTTCTAGTTATACAAATCCAGCTGGAGAAGCACAAACAACAAGAATGGGAACTTATCCTATAGAAGCTGTAAGATTTGAGAATGGTAGTGCACTTGTAAAAGTTGGCTCAAACTATGTTCCATTAGAAAATATAGTAGAAGTTTACTAA
- a CDS encoding flagellar hook-basal body complex protein, whose amino-acid sequence MMTQAFYTGISGLKSNQGGINIITDNLANISTVGFRGYNTEFASMFEDNLNTTSKNSATSSTIGAGVKLQAATMNRDQGVIQISDKSTDLAIVGNGWFGIQGEKDTMYTRGGNFTFDRDSDLITQDGFYVLGTMGANIQDDVLTGILDEVKLGDVKSQEKLRFPQTLTYPSVASTTAKFLGNIGTDDEARTIGAGVIDGLNNRNHLRLSFTKVVPQVLPGSQWDVTATTQTLDGTTIYDTQTGGASFDSRGALISTTLTSIDNNGSPVAIDLGSGFDGVVAISNIPISASSLADGTQGGDLEGYSVNKNAEVIATFTNGLQSSVGKIAVYHFRNEQGLDRASGARFFEGKNSGSPLFYQDSSGENIIGTDILNFHLEGSNVQMTTGLTDLIIFQRAYDANSKSITTADQMMQKALQMDA is encoded by the coding sequence ATGATGACTCAAGCTTTTTATACTGGAATATCCGGTCTTAAGTCTAACCAGGGCGGTATAAATATTATAACGGATAATCTGGCAAATATTTCAACAGTAGGTTTTCGTGGATATAACACAGAATTTGCTTCTATGTTTGAAGATAATTTAAATACTACATCTAAGAACTCTGCTACAAGTAGTACTATTGGTGCCGGTGTTAAGCTTCAAGCTGCTACTATGAATAGAGATCAAGGTGTAATTCAAATTTCAGATAAAAGTACAGATTTAGCAATAGTTGGAAATGGCTGGTTTGGTATTCAAGGTGAGAAAGATACTATGTATACTAGAGGAGGTAATTTTACTTTTGATAGAGATAGTGATCTTATTACTCAAGATGGATTCTACGTTTTAGGTACAATGGGTGCTAATATTCAAGATGATGTACTAACTGGTATTTTAGATGAGGTTAAACTTGGGGATGTTAAATCTCAAGAAAAGCTTCGTTTTCCTCAAACTTTAACTTATCCATCAGTAGCATCAACAACAGCAAAATTTCTTGGTAACATCGGTACTGATGATGAAGCTAGAACTATAGGCGCGGGAGTTATTGATGGACTTAATAATAGAAATCACTTAAGACTATCTTTTACAAAAGTAGTTCCACAAGTTTTACCTGGCAGTCAGTGGGATGTAACAGCAACAACACAAACTCTTGATGGAACTACTATTTATGATACACAAACAGGTGGTGCAAGCTTTGATTCTAGAGGAGCTTTAATCTCTACTACACTAACAAGTATTGATAACAACGGTTCTCCTGTCGCAATAGATTTGGGAAGTGGTTTTGATGGTGTTGTAGCTATTTCTAATATTCCTATTAGTGCTTCTAGTTTAGCAGATGGTACACAAGGTGGGGATTTAGAAGGCTATAGTGTAAATAAAAATGCAGAAGTAATTGCTACATTTACGAACGGTCTACAAAGCAGTGTTGGAAAAATAGCAGTTTATCATTTTAGAAATGAGCAGGGACTTGATCGCGCAAGTGGAGCTAGATTTTTTGAAGGTAAAAATAGCGGAAGCCCACTTTTTTATCAAGATTCTAGTGGAGAAAATATTATAGGTACAGATATATTGAATTTTCACCTTGAGGGTTCAAACGTTCAAATGACAACAGGATTGACGGATCTAATTATTTTTCAAAGAGCATATGATGCAAATTCTAAGTCTATAACAACGGCAGACCAGATGATGCAAAAAGCACTACAAATGGATGCCTAG